The region GTTTAATTATATCAAACAATAttctaaatcaattttttttacttaatttagtaaaaaaaatcaattggcATTAGAGGcaatgttatttaaattgtttgtgTTTCCATTAAATGATTATACATAAAACTTTTGTTGATAATTTGTATGTATATcattattttatgaaatcatGATTTTGTTAGTGATCCAATTATTATAtccttttttcatttaattgtgaaaattataaaattaaattgattatattGCTGTTTAAATTCATTATCATTTGGACTAGTTCTTTGTGCGTGACTATAGGTTCATATAGTGTTGGCAGTGAGTTCAAAATTCCTAATTCGGCTCATATAAGTCATAAGTGGCTTTTAATAAGATATTATGACTACTCAAATTATATGAATATCATTATTCGACTTAaccttttataataatattttgttcTTTTCGTTTTACGATATAtagattgaatataaaatatagTACTGTCACCTTAATATTATTCAATCATTATTTTCCTGATttcaagtagactgaaaatgataattttttatcaatttatttaccATGACCATGCATTTCTTTTCAGTCTATCTTTTTAAAGGGCATACAAATATCTTACTCAATTAAACTAGGAACAAATTTCTTCTCAGTTACTCATTTTTCtcaagataattattttaatattcaacGACAATCTACTTCGTTATCCTATTACGAAATGGATATGTAGAAATTTATGGTGATTTTAAAGTCAAAGTATTGGTTTAGTATTACTATAATGAAAAAGATTCATAATAGTGATCTATATAGTATTCTCATGGTGGATGCTTTATTTCATAAATGGTACCATGATTTAACTCAATAACTCATAtatatgattttgtttttttgccAAACTCATGTATatgattagtaaaatataatctTAACTCAACATCAATACTAATTTTAACGTATTATATTAAGATTATTGATGAAttgaatataattctttattaatcTGAAGAGTTTTACTATAAAGttacatacttgatgaccttaaatgaaattaactatttaaacatttaattataatataaaataataatcaaagtgctaactaattaataataaaataacgaTAAAATTAGTACGTAGTCAAatatgattgacctagtgcatattaTTAATAAGATCATCTAAAATTGAGTAAAACATTTAACTTATCCAGAACATACGATTTCAGGTAATACCCCTCTCTTGtcataatacaaaataaaaaaataccgaATAATGATGAAAACAAAATCTAACCATCAGAATATTctcaatatattaataataggCTAGATTTGCCACAATACATAATACATATACTCGATCAAATAATTAGCAAGAGCtgtttaactaaaaataaatgccgtataaaatattttgttatttaagtaGATACCCAAACAATTGCATCATTATTAAGAAAGTGACAAATTGTAGGTCCTCCGGGCTTCACATTTAGGACTTGGAAAGCAAAATGATTAGGGTTCCAAGCTGATGTATCTGAATGACACACAACAACTGCTTTAGCCTTGGAGCCATTGTCACCTATCAATGGAACCATATAAGCCTTTGTGGCATTAATTACATGGCAATAATATACAGCATATTTATACCTCTGCTTGTGACAAACTATTGGATTGTCTCTTATCATTTTAATTCCCTTTAAAATGgtatactcttttttttttatctcttctTCTATTTCGTTCGAAAATGCCTTAACATTTTTTCCGAATTTTGCAGTGACAAAATCAACTAATGATTCAAAAGAAGTAGCGCAATATTTATCTTCTCCCCTAATGTTTGGTGCTTCACATTCTTTAATTGTTTGCTTTATGATCTGAGCTTCTTTTGATGCGGGTTTTATTGAAAAATAGTCCAAAATGTCTCGTGATTTGTTGCTCGAAAAGGGTATGGAATCAGCAATTTTACGAGGCAAGAATTTGGACCCTTTGATAGACTTTGTGAGGCTGAGATTCATCATTTTATAGGGATGGAGATTATTGTATAATAAGTATATTGTGGTTTTATTAGATATGTCGATCTTCTTGTCAATTTCATGCGCTTTTCCATACGGTTTTACGTAGTGGAAACATGAATCCTTCGATTCAAGTATATCCTTTGCATGTGCGAATCTACTCTCATTTCCTGCATTTTCTGGCAATTCAACCAgagtattaaatttttgaaattaccaaattttgatatgaattttaattttattttaagataaatgactaaaaaatgCCAAGcttttcatgaaagtttcacaaaaatccaaaccttttaattttattcaagttatcttaaaacacatgattttattccaattatgtccaactacacaatttttttATGTGGCGCTGAAGTGTAGCATGCTTCATCAGCGCCATGTATGTgccatataaataaaattatagagtTTGACATTATCGAaatgaaatcatgcgtttcaggacgaatctgataaaattgaaagatttgaatttttgtgaaatttttatgaaagtttcgactttttttattatttggcctttattttataatgaaattCATAATTGATTTTGCTGATACTGCCACTGAAACTTCAATCTTCTTTGTTAACAATTCATTCACTCGCAATATGGGCTTGGTtcaaaagtttataattttcagaaagtatactttttaaaaaattaattactgaGTAAGTTAGTGTGGaggaaatcaattttttatttgcttGCTTCGCTTAATAATTTCTCAGTAagttgcattttatttttaattaatttaaattcaaagACAATGTTACCCTCAataactaaattgattaattaaatatagaggtacaattgtattttaataaatttaactaGGAAAATAGAACTTACCTAACTTTTACTAGGGAAGTCATTTCCCTAATTAAAGGAAAGTCAACCCCTCAACTTTTCGGAAAGTAGATTAATAAAAATGAacccaataaaaaaaatactccctctgttcataaaaatagataaaatagaATTTGAACATGAATTAAAACATGgttaaattagttatattttattaacttCCAATGATAactttgatttaattatttaaatattttaaatattattaatttatattatggaaaaagTAATTCTTGTGTTGAagttgtaattaaattttaaaaagataaatttttattgatttttgtattgtataaagtgataattaattataatttatagaatataacAAAAGTGGTTAAAATTAATGAAAGTTTATATTgatattattcaaattaatatatgaaTAATTACAGTCTATACTAtaataaggtaaaatatttataaacatgaTACCTTATACTTTCTCTTTATAAGagtgttttttatatttttaattataccatcttatttcttttattagCAAAAATACATATTCCCTTCTTTTCTTCATATTCTCCACTCAAATcctaatttattttctctcttcctCCATTAACCTCCACCACCACTAATTATATCAATCTCCATCTTATAAAATCAACACCACAATCTACTTTCCTTCTCCTCCAATGGTCGCCGCCCCCGTCACTCTGCTCGCCGCCACCGCTGTGCCCTCCATTTCCATGCCGCCGCCGCTGTGCCCTCCTCGCCCAAGCTGACGCTGCTGTCCCCTCCACGACCACGCCGCCGCCGCTAACTCCTCCACACCGCCGCCatttaattgtaatattttaaaattatatttatatatatagatcTAGTATTTGTATGTGTAGAACTACGATTTGTGTGTATAGATCTATGGTTTGTTTGTATAGATTTAGGATTTATTATTGTAAGTATGGATCTATtcagtttgtttttaaatttttagtttggcttcatcttctccatttttcagatttgatattttcattctcagatctgatttttttttttgaaaaaacgtatataattcatattatatacaaattatatacaaaattaatgaattatatACATATTATGTACGTATTATATACCAAACGTATATAAAAActggaaaaattaaattttatataaaaattgtagttttgtaattatttttcaaaaaattgaacttttgtaattatattttgtattgttaaaaaaatacatgttgtagttttataaatattttcattttttccggtatttgtaaaaaaaatatcataagcatagtaattttgtttatattttagaaTGTTCAAAATAACTATTTTATCTGTATATTTATCTATATTTATGAAATGGAAGGAGTATTATTTGCAAGAAGTTAAATTTTGTAGTGATCTCGAACCAAATGAGGCAATATTGTTAATTTTGAATTGCAATGTTAACAAAAAGTGACTTGTTGTAAAAGTTTATAACTATAGCACTAGAGAATTTTAATAACTTTACTTTATAAGGGGGGCATTATTGTCAGAATAAATAATGctattctaataaaattatttctatcTTTATCTAAATGTATCTCTTTTTACCTATAAAAAGTTAAGAGCATTTCTAATgatattctttaaaataaagaacattttttataaaataaagagtgatatttaaaattttattccaataaatttttaaatatcagctttttattgtatataattttaataattaataataaaataaaaatattaaataaaaataatattaaattagttatctctctaatatgaaattttattttattttgttttcacataaaatattaataaaatattaaatattaataaaatattttttctttatttaattttttattcatttttttattcatttttttgactaaaaataaaaatataatatttaaaagtaaaaataaccaccttattttttaaaatttaaaattttactattgaaaaaatgaagtagagagtgaaaatgactctctacatgtggagagccattttcactctctactgtAAATATAAAGAATAGAGAGTCCATTAGACttctaatttattgtcaaactctttaatttaaagagtttgacaattttaaagagTCCATTGGGGGTACTCTAATCATATAACCCTTTTTCGTTTGCAACCTCACATTATAAAATCatcaataatattaaaatacacacttttcattttcaattacaccctaaaacattaaattgatctctttttcattcttaataaattcaaatcaattccttatattttaaataatccttaatgttataattagaacaaaaatctattattttccataatttaaaattttgattaatttaaataaattaatttaaatttattatcaataatttaattaaattttagatacaaaaatttaaaatatgtttttaataatttaatttaaaaaaataaaaaaattatcgttTCAAGGAAATCGAACGATGCC is a window of Mercurialis annua linkage group LG2, ddMerAnnu1.2, whole genome shotgun sequence DNA encoding:
- the LOC126667051 gene encoding BURP domain-containing protein 5-like isoform X1, producing the protein MKFYLLSIFAFFLVTFSVNGSNGALSEEVYWKSKLPHTPLPKALQELLLSENAGNESRFAHAKDILESKDSCFHYVKPYGKAHEIDKKIDISNKTTIYLLYNNLHPYKMMNLSLTKSIKGSKFLPRKIADSIPFSSNKSRDILDYFSIKPASKEAQIIKQTIKECEAPNIRGEDKYCATSFESLVDFVTAKFGKNVKAFSNEIEEEIKKKEYTILKGIKMIRDNPIVCHKQRYKYAVYYCHVINATKAYMVPLIGDNGSKAKAVVVCHSDTSAWNPNHFAFQVLNVKPGGPTICHFLNNDAIVWVST
- the LOC126667051 gene encoding BURP domain-containing protein 5-like isoform X2, producing MKFYLLSIFAFFLVTFSVNGSNGALSEEVYWKSKLPHTPLPKALQELLLSGNESRFAHAKDILESKDSCFHYVKPYGKAHEIDKKIDISNKTTIYLLYNNLHPYKMMNLSLTKSIKGSKFLPRKIADSIPFSSNKSRDILDYFSIKPASKEAQIIKQTIKECEAPNIRGEDKYCATSFESLVDFVTAKFGKNVKAFSNEIEEEIKKKEYTILKGIKMIRDNPIVCHKQRYKYAVYYCHVINATKAYMVPLIGDNGSKAKAVVVCHSDTSAWNPNHFAFQVLNVKPGGPTICHFLNNDAIVWVST